The sequence TGGGCCGCATTCTCCAGCACATCTTCGACCACACCCACGCGGCGCGCCTGACCCTCGGCTTTGCTGAAGAAAGCGCAACCGATCAGATCAACCCAGTAATACTCGTCGTCGGCAGCCTTCGGAAAGGCCGAGCGCGACACCCACACCGAGCAGCCCTTGAGCGCTTCGGCCTGGTCACGGTCTGCTATCCCTTCGATCTGAGCAACGGCGCTGGCACCATGCACCCGGCACTGCTGCACCGAAAAAGCGCGCGCGGCGGCACTGGGGCGCCCCGCAGGCCCGGGAGCAACCAGCCACCAACGAGCGACGGCTCGCAGCACATCGGCCT comes from Bordetella holmesii ATCC 51541 and encodes:
- the rimM gene encoding 16S rRNA processing protein RimM gives rise to the protein MSKHADALPDDLVELGRVVSAYGVKGWVKVQPHSAQADVLRAVARWWLVAPGPAGRPSAAARAFSVQQCRVHGASAVAQIEGIADRDQAEALKGCSVWVSRSAFPKAADDEYYWVDLIGCAFFSKAEGQARRVGVVEDVLENAAHAILRVACQTEDGQPLLDLKGRAREMLVPFVRAHVHAVDLQARRIDSDWPLED